One window of Nocardioides dongkuii genomic DNA carries:
- a CDS encoding LysE/ArgO family amino acid transporter — protein MLDSIATGLLTGLTLIVAIGAQNAFVLRQGLAREHVAVVVAVCAVSDLVLILAGVAGIGTVVEEAPIVIDVVRWLGVAFLTWYGVATLARARHASGLAADGGRSLSLRSATIRAVALTWLNPHVYLDTVLLVGSIANTHGPDGRWWFALGACAASLLWFSALGFGGRLLSPLLARPRAWQVLDVLIGLTMLAIALQLALG, from the coding sequence GTGCTCGACTCCATCGCCACCGGCCTGCTGACCGGACTGACCCTCATCGTCGCCATCGGCGCGCAGAACGCCTTCGTGCTGCGCCAGGGGCTCGCCCGCGAGCACGTGGCGGTCGTCGTCGCCGTCTGCGCCGTCTCCGACCTGGTGCTGATCCTCGCCGGCGTCGCCGGGATCGGCACCGTCGTCGAGGAGGCCCCGATCGTGATCGACGTCGTGCGGTGGCTCGGCGTCGCCTTCCTGACCTGGTACGGCGTCGCGACGCTCGCGCGGGCGCGGCACGCCTCCGGGCTCGCGGCGGACGGCGGCCGCTCGCTCTCGCTGCGGTCGGCGACGATCCGCGCCGTCGCGCTCACCTGGCTCAACCCGCACGTCTACCTCGACACCGTCCTGCTCGTCGGGTCGATCGCCAACACCCACGGGCCCGACGGCCGGTGGTGGTTCGCGCTCGGCGCCTGCGCGGCCAGCCTGCTGTGGTTCTCCGCCCTGGGCTTCGGCGGGCGGCTGCTCTCGCCGCTCCTCGCCCGCCCGCGGGCGTGGCAGGTGCTCGACGTGCTGATCGGGCTCACGATGCTCGCGATCGCGCTGCAGCTGGCCCTCGGCTAG
- a CDS encoding nitroreductase family deazaflavin-dependent oxidoreductase: protein MGVADDLDYRFRRANPVQRTLQALVASRGGAWAFSRVLPTLDTGVQRLTRGRHTVPSLLAGLPVVDLTTTGRRTGAPRTAHLIGIPYDGTLALLGTNFGQPSTPAWVLNLEADPAARVGYRGTTLDVTARPASPAEQEAVLARSEELYVGYRRYQSRISGRRLRVFLLESAGPAA, encoded by the coding sequence ATGGGTGTGGCCGACGACCTCGACTACCGGTTCCGGCGGGCCAACCCCGTGCAGCGGACCCTCCAGGCGCTGGTGGCCTCCCGCGGCGGGGCGTGGGCCTTCTCCCGCGTCCTCCCGACCCTGGACACCGGGGTGCAGCGGCTCACCCGCGGCCGGCACACGGTGCCGAGCCTGCTCGCCGGCCTGCCCGTCGTCGACCTGACCACCACCGGGCGGCGGACCGGCGCCCCGCGGACCGCCCACCTGATCGGCATCCCGTACGACGGGACCCTGGCGCTGCTCGGCACCAACTTCGGGCAGCCGTCGACCCCGGCCTGGGTGCTGAACCTGGAGGCGGACCCGGCCGCGCGGGTGGGCTACCGCGGCACCACGCTCGACGTGACTGCCCGGCCCGCGAGCCCCGCCGAGCAGGAGGCGGTGCTGGCACGCTCGGAGGAGCTCTACGTCGGCTACCGCCGCTACCAGTCGCGGATCAGCGGCCGGCGGCTCCGCGTGTTCCTCCTGGAGTCCGCGGGACCGGCTGCCTAG
- a CDS encoding helix-turn-helix transcriptional regulator has translation MGPDRPEGPNNRRPGSHGARESGAASRARAAEDRSLRSDAQDDAADDRERAADARDAEQDVRELEQDARERGMDDREAQDARDRVGAAAHLDALPPRQREIIEMIADGMSNKAIADRLFISPDTVKTHIRALYARIGVVSRTQAVHWYEHGPRRSD, from the coding sequence ATGGGGCCGGACAGACCAGAGGGGCCGAACAACCGCCGCCCGGGCAGCCACGGCGCGCGGGAATCCGGCGCGGCGAGCCGTGCCCGCGCCGCCGAGGACCGGTCCCTGCGCTCCGACGCCCAGGACGACGCGGCCGACGACCGGGAGCGGGCGGCGGACGCCCGCGACGCCGAGCAGGACGTCCGGGAGCTCGAGCAGGACGCCCGGGAGCGGGGGATGGACGACCGGGAGGCCCAGGACGCCCGGGACCGGGTCGGGGCCGCCGCGCACCTCGACGCCCTGCCGCCTCGCCAGCGCGAGATCATCGAGATGATCGCCGACGGCATGTCGAACAAGGCCATCGCCGATCGGCTCTTCATCTCCCCCGACACCGTGAAGACCCACATCCGAGCCCTGTACGCCAGGATCGGCGTCGTCTCCCGCACCCAGGCCGTGCACTGGTACGAGCACGGCCCACGTCGATCGGACTGA
- a CDS encoding ArsR/SmtB family transcription factor — translation MSNLPRCVPLAREPLTVDQAAGVVPLLRAIADPTRLRLLSLVLSHEGSEACVCDLLPHFDLSQPTISHHLKVLHDAGLLDREKRGTWVYYLARPEAIAALGTLFTLERPAPSLAGAGT, via the coding sequence ATGTCGAACCTCCCGCGCTGCGTGCCGTTGGCCCGCGAGCCGCTGACCGTGGACCAGGCGGCGGGCGTCGTCCCCCTGCTCCGCGCGATCGCGGACCCCACCCGGCTGAGACTGCTGTCGCTGGTCCTCTCCCACGAGGGCAGCGAGGCCTGCGTGTGCGACCTGCTCCCCCACTTCGACCTCTCCCAGCCCACGATCAGCCACCACCTCAAGGTGCTGCACGACGCCGGGCTGCTGGACCGGGAGAAGCGCGGGACCTGGGTGTACTACCTCGCCCGGCCCGAGGCGATCGCCGCGCTCGGCACCCTGTTCACCCTGGAGCGCCCGGCCCCCTCCCTCGCGGGAGCCGGCACGTGA
- the arsB gene encoding ACR3 family arsenite efflux transporter, with amino-acid sequence MSDTVRETPAAGADDPVLRRLSTLDRFLPVWIGVAMVAGLVLGRVVTGLDDALAAVEVGSVSLPIAIGLLVMMYPVLAKVRYDELGHVTGDRRLLGTSIVLNWVLGPALMFALAWLLLPDLPEYRTGLIIVGLARCIAMVLIWNELACGDREAAAILVALNAVFQIVAFAVLGYFYLEVLPGWLGLEQAELDVSMWEIARSVLVFLGIPLLAGFLTRTLGERARGRDWYETTFLPRIGPAALYGLLFTIVLLFALQGDTITHQPLDVARIALPLLVYFLLMWGGSMLLTRLLGFDYQRATAVSFTAAGNNFELAIAVAIGVFGVSSGQALAGVVGPLIEVPVLVALVYVSLWARRFFTDTTPGAPR; translated from the coding sequence GTGAGCGACACCGTCCGCGAGACCCCCGCCGCCGGCGCGGACGACCCGGTCCTGCGCCGGCTCTCCACCCTCGACCGCTTCCTCCCGGTCTGGATCGGTGTGGCCATGGTCGCCGGCCTGGTGCTCGGCCGGGTCGTCACCGGGCTCGACGACGCCCTCGCCGCGGTCGAGGTCGGATCGGTGTCCCTGCCGATCGCGATCGGGCTGCTGGTGATGATGTACCCGGTCCTGGCCAAGGTGCGGTACGACGAGCTCGGCCACGTCACCGGCGACCGCCGGCTGCTCGGCACCTCGATCGTCCTGAACTGGGTCCTGGGCCCGGCGCTGATGTTCGCGCTGGCGTGGTTGCTGCTCCCGGACCTGCCGGAGTACCGCACCGGGCTGATCATCGTCGGCCTCGCCCGCTGCATCGCCATGGTGCTGATCTGGAACGAGCTCGCCTGCGGGGACCGCGAGGCCGCCGCCATCCTGGTCGCGCTCAACGCCGTGTTCCAGATCGTCGCCTTCGCCGTGCTCGGCTACTTCTACCTCGAGGTCCTCCCGGGGTGGCTCGGCCTGGAGCAGGCCGAGCTCGACGTCTCCATGTGGGAGATCGCGCGGTCGGTGCTGGTCTTCCTCGGCATCCCGCTGCTCGCCGGGTTCCTGACCCGCACCCTGGGCGAGCGCGCCCGGGGCCGCGACTGGTACGAGACGACCTTCCTGCCCCGCATCGGCCCCGCCGCCCTCTACGGCCTGCTGTTCACCATCGTGCTGCTCTTCGCCCTCCAGGGCGACACCATCACCCACCAGCCCCTCGACGTGGCCCGGATCGCGCTGCCGCTGCTCGTCTACTTCCTGCTGATGTGGGGCGGCTCGATGCTGCTGACCAGGCTCCTCGGCTTCGACTACCAGCGGGCCACCGCGGTGTCCTTCACCGCGGCCGGCAACAACTTCGAGCTCGCCATCGCCGTCGCCATCGGCGTCTTCGGCGTCTCCTCCGGCCAGGCCCTCGCGGGTGTCGTCGGCCCGCTCATCGAGGTGCCGGTCCTGGTCGCCCTGGTCTACGTCAGCCTCTGGGCCCGCAGGTTCTTCACCGACACCACCCCAGGAGCGCCCCGATGA
- a CDS encoding low molecular weight phosphatase family protein: MTGTANSPVPQVVFACVRNGGRSVISRVLTEHYAGGRVRALSAGTQPGEHIHPEVADVLEQLGLDTSRERPTLLTRETVAASDLAITLGCGEECPYVPGVRYVDWPVADPGGQDAETVRAVVADLDERVRRLVGELVPDLELPPSVLSR, encoded by the coding sequence ATGACCGGCACCGCGAACAGCCCCGTCCCGCAGGTGGTCTTCGCCTGCGTGCGCAACGGCGGCCGCTCGGTCATCAGCCGCGTCCTCACCGAGCACTACGCCGGCGGGCGGGTCCGCGCCCTGTCCGCCGGCACCCAGCCCGGCGAGCACATCCACCCGGAGGTCGCCGACGTCCTCGAGCAGCTCGGGCTCGACACCTCCCGCGAACGACCGACGCTGCTCACCCGGGAGACCGTCGCCGCCAGCGACCTGGCCATCACGCTGGGGTGCGGCGAGGAGTGCCCCTACGTCCCCGGTGTCAGGTACGTCGACTGGCCGGTCGCCGATCCCGGCGGACAGGACGCGGAGACCGTCCGCGCGGTCGTCGCCGACCTCGACGAGCGGGTGCGCCGACTGGTCGGCGAGCTCGTCCCCGACCTCGAGCTGCCGCCCTCGGTCCTGAGCCGCTAG
- a CDS encoding NAD(P)-binding protein has product MQHPVVIIGAGPIGLAAAAHAAERGMDFVVLEAGAEAGAAVGEWAHVRLFSAWSELVDPAARRLLDAAGTWTAPDDAAYPTGGEWRTTYLQPLADLLDGTAGGSVRYGARVVGVARAGRDLVVDSGREDEPFAVHVEGPAGRERLLGSAVVDASGTWTQPNPLGADGYPALGETENAGRITYGIPDLDDPAVASRYAGRHVAVAGRGASAQGVLVGLARIARADPATRVSWLLRRPSAGDAFGGGDNDQLEERGRLGQAAQAAATGGAVTQVTRFRTESVTAESDGTLTLTSVDGQQVTGVDEVIVVTGFRPDLGFLSEVRLDLDPALGAARVLAAQIHPDHHSCGDVAPHGYRELAQPEPGLYLVGMKSYGRAPSFLAMTGFEQVRSVVAALDGDLEAAGRVDLVLPETGVCGGAAAFDAPDAAGGCCGAA; this is encoded by the coding sequence ATGCAGCACCCAGTCGTCATCATCGGAGCGGGCCCGATCGGGCTGGCCGCCGCCGCCCACGCCGCCGAGCGCGGGATGGACTTCGTCGTCCTCGAGGCCGGTGCCGAGGCGGGCGCCGCCGTCGGGGAGTGGGCGCACGTGCGCCTGTTCTCGGCGTGGTCCGAGCTCGTCGACCCGGCTGCCCGCCGCCTTCTCGACGCTGCCGGCACCTGGACGGCCCCCGACGACGCCGCCTACCCCACCGGCGGGGAGTGGCGCACGACGTACCTGCAGCCGCTCGCCGACCTCCTGGACGGCACGGCCGGCGGCTCGGTCCGGTACGGCGCCCGCGTGGTCGGGGTGGCCCGCGCCGGCCGCGACCTCGTGGTCGACTCCGGACGGGAGGACGAGCCGTTCGCCGTCCACGTCGAGGGGCCCGCGGGCCGCGAGCGGCTGCTCGGCAGCGCGGTCGTGGACGCGTCGGGCACCTGGACGCAGCCGAACCCGCTCGGCGCCGACGGCTACCCCGCCCTCGGCGAGACCGAGAACGCCGGGCGCATCACCTACGGGATCCCCGACCTCGACGACCCGGCCGTCGCGTCCCGCTACGCCGGCCGGCACGTCGCGGTCGCCGGCCGGGGTGCGTCCGCCCAAGGCGTGCTCGTCGGGCTGGCCCGGATCGCCCGGGCGGACCCCGCGACCCGGGTGTCCTGGCTGCTGCGCCGCCCGTCGGCCGGTGACGCCTTCGGTGGCGGCGACAACGACCAGCTCGAGGAGCGCGGCCGGCTCGGCCAGGCCGCGCAGGCGGCGGCCACCGGGGGCGCCGTCACCCAGGTGACCAGGTTCCGCACCGAGTCGGTCACCGCCGAGAGCGACGGCACCCTGACCCTCACCTCCGTGGACGGCCAGCAGGTGACCGGCGTCGACGAGGTCATCGTCGTCACCGGCTTCCGGCCCGACCTCGGGTTCCTCTCCGAGGTGCGCCTCGACCTCGACCCCGCCCTCGGCGCGGCCCGCGTCCTCGCCGCGCAGATCCATCCGGACCACCACAGCTGCGGCGACGTGGCGCCGCACGGCTACCGCGAGCTCGCCCAGCCCGAGCCGGGCCTGTACCTGGTCGGGATGAAGTCCTACGGGCGGGCCCCGTCGTTCCTCGCGATGACCGGGTTCGAGCAGGTCCGCTCCGTCGTGGCCGCCCTGGACGGCGACCTCGAGGCCGCCGGCCGGGTCGACCTGGTGCTGCCCGAGACCGGGGTGTGCGGCGGCGCCGCGGCCTTCGACGCCCCCGATGCCGCCGGCGGGTGCTGCGGAGCGGCCTAG
- a CDS encoding helix-turn-helix domain-containing GNAT family N-acetyltransferase, with protein sequence MTTRVPLSTSDRARPEMGRSEAEGYAEWFAVLADATRVRLLHTLSTSAAGAMRVGDLAAALGVSQSTCSHHVELLRKVGFVAVDKVGTASMVSVNAACCTGLPHAADVIMGTLSAPPCCPEDLPADVTTRPVADGDLPAVLDIYAEGLATRTATFETRVPTAAELRARWLPGLAWVAELDGRVVGWTAVTPTSARECYAGVGETAVYVAEAARGRGVGKALLFTQVTQCDEAGLWTLQASVFPENRASLALHRSAGYRTLAVRTRIARLDGVWRDTVLLERRSEIA encoded by the coding sequence ATGACCACGCGCGTGCCCCTGTCCACGTCGGATCGGGCCCGCCCGGAGATGGGGAGGTCCGAGGCGGAGGGGTACGCGGAGTGGTTCGCCGTCCTCGCCGACGCCACCCGGGTGCGGCTGCTGCACACGCTGTCCACCTCCGCGGCCGGGGCGATGCGCGTGGGGGACCTCGCCGCCGCGCTGGGCGTCAGCCAGTCCACCTGCTCCCACCACGTCGAGCTGCTGCGGAAGGTCGGCTTCGTGGCGGTCGACAAGGTCGGCACCGCGAGCATGGTCTCGGTCAACGCGGCCTGCTGCACGGGACTCCCCCACGCCGCGGACGTCATCATGGGGACGCTGTCGGCCCCGCCGTGCTGCCCCGAGGACCTGCCGGCCGACGTCACCACGCGCCCGGTGGCCGACGGCGACCTGCCTGCCGTGCTCGACATCTACGCCGAGGGCCTGGCCACCCGCACCGCGACCTTCGAGACCCGGGTGCCGACCGCCGCGGAGCTGCGCGCCCGGTGGCTGCCGGGCCTGGCGTGGGTCGCCGAGCTCGACGGCCGGGTCGTCGGCTGGACCGCCGTCACACCGACGTCCGCGCGGGAGTGCTACGCCGGTGTGGGCGAGACCGCCGTCTACGTCGCCGAGGCCGCTCGCGGCCGCGGGGTCGGCAAGGCACTGCTCTTCACCCAGGTGACGCAGTGCGACGAGGCGGGTCTCTGGACGCTGCAGGCCTCGGTCTTCCCCGAGAACCGCGCCAGCCTGGCCCTGCACCGCTCCGCCGGCTACCGCACCCTCGCCGTACGCACCCGGATCGCCCGGCTCGACGGCGTGTGGCGCGACACCGTCCTGCTCGAGCGCCGCAGCGAGATCGCCTGA
- a CDS encoding alkaline phosphatase, with product MPTYRKDRTVLVTKRTAAAMGALAGLVAIGTAAATAAIPAPTDEGFTQDRSAELAAQVDPSKPRNVILIIGDGMDDSMITAARNYEHGAGGRFPALDALPFTGAMTTYGLRAGAGPDYPVAYVSDSAPTASGWSTGKKTIDSRVSQGPSTALTVPGEDYETVLEKYQEQGKLVGNITTSEITDATPAAAAAHINARACQGPANMADCAPARKANGGKGSIAEQLVDNEVDVLMGGGMSRYTQATDAGPTVLDYAEDTHGYRLLDDSADLAGLTSLDDGPVLGLFASGNMTPMYQPLVATAAGAGGPEVTCTPAGRGSQPDLSAMTEKTIDLLDNPQGFFLQAESAMIDKQEHSSDICGAIGDLKELDETVAVALEYQEDHPDTLVIVTGDHAHSTQIVGGPTDGKQTATVKTADGDPMTVAYSTSDVGSDHTGAQIRVAASGPQAANVTGVIDQTDLFRTLLGRTPSTLPGAGEPTPQKPAVSVVAGTSRISAKALATKGLRVAVAASGATRVTVRLVRGSRTLDTAKTGPRGGTVSLRTAKVRRGAVKIVATATGPGGSATRSDSVRVTG from the coding sequence GTGCCCACCTACCGAAAGGACCGCACCGTGCTGGTCACGAAGCGCACTGCCGCCGCGATGGGAGCCCTCGCCGGGCTCGTCGCCATCGGAACGGCGGCCGCCACCGCCGCCATCCCCGCCCCCACGGACGAGGGATTCACCCAGGACCGCTCGGCGGAGCTCGCCGCCCAGGTCGACCCGAGCAAGCCGCGCAACGTCATCCTGATCATCGGGGACGGCATGGACGACTCGATGATCACCGCAGCGCGCAACTACGAGCACGGCGCCGGCGGCCGGTTCCCGGCCCTCGACGCGCTCCCCTTCACCGGCGCGATGACGACCTACGGCCTCCGGGCCGGAGCCGGCCCGGACTACCCGGTCGCCTACGTCTCCGACTCCGCTCCGACCGCGAGCGGTTGGTCGACCGGCAAGAAGACCATCGACAGCCGCGTCTCCCAGGGCCCGAGCACGGCGCTCACGGTCCCGGGCGAGGACTACGAGACCGTCCTGGAGAAGTACCAGGAGCAGGGCAAGCTCGTCGGCAACATCACCACCTCCGAGATCACCGACGCCACCCCGGCGGCAGCGGCCGCCCACATCAACGCCCGCGCCTGCCAGGGCCCGGCCAACATGGCCGACTGCGCGCCGGCCCGCAAGGCCAACGGCGGCAAGGGCTCCATCGCCGAGCAGCTCGTCGACAACGAGGTCGACGTGCTCATGGGCGGCGGCATGAGCCGCTACACCCAGGCCACCGACGCCGGCCCGACCGTCCTGGACTACGCCGAGGACACCCACGGCTACCGCCTCCTCGACGACTCCGCCGACCTCGCCGGGCTCACCTCCCTCGACGACGGGCCGGTCCTCGGCCTGTTCGCCTCCGGGAACATGACCCCGATGTACCAGCCCCTCGTCGCGACCGCGGCGGGCGCCGGCGGCCCCGAGGTCACCTGCACGCCGGCCGGCCGCGGGTCCCAGCCCGACCTCTCCGCCATGACGGAGAAGACGATCGACCTGCTGGACAACCCGCAGGGGTTCTTCCTGCAAGCCGAGAGCGCGATGATCGACAAGCAGGAGCACTCCTCCGACATCTGCGGCGCGATCGGCGACCTGAAGGAGCTCGACGAGACGGTCGCGGTGGCCCTGGAGTACCAGGAGGACCACCCGGACACGCTCGTCATCGTCACCGGCGACCATGCCCACTCCACCCAGATCGTGGGCGGCCCCACCGACGGCAAGCAGACCGCGACCGTCAAGACCGCGGACGGCGACCCGATGACCGTGGCCTACTCCACCAGCGACGTCGGCTCGGACCACACCGGCGCCCAGATCCGGGTCGCGGCCTCCGGTCCGCAGGCGGCCAACGTCACCGGCGTGATCGACCAGACCGATCTCTTCCGCACGCTGCTGGGCCGCACGCCGAGCACGCTCCCCGGTGCGGGTGAGCCGACACCGCAGAAGCCCGCGGTGTCCGTGGTCGCCGGCACGTCCCGCATCTCGGCCAAGGCCCTCGCCACGAAGGGGCTGAGGGTCGCGGTCGCCGCGTCCGGCGCCACCCGGGTCACCGTGAGGCTCGTCCGAGGCTCCCGGACCCTCGACACCGCGAAGACCGGACCCCGGGGCGGCACGGTCTCGCTCCGTACCGCGAAGGTGCGGAGGGGCGCCGTGAAGATCGTCGCCACCGCGACCGGCCCGGGCGGCAGCGCCACCAGGAGCGACTCGGTCAGGGTGACCGGGTAG
- a CDS encoding cation diffusion facilitator family transporter yields the protein MSAVAHTHGTATTPEERARYGRRAQLLAGASVAYNGIEAVIAIAAGLVAGSVALVGFGLDSVVEVSSGLIILWQFRHPLPESRERTALRLMAGSFFALAAYVTFESVRALVGGHDPDTSTVGIALACTSLVIMPFLSWAQRRTGRALGSNAVVADSAQTLLCSYLSAVLLAGLVLNATLGWSWADPVAGLVIAAVAVREGVEAWRGDGCACGPAAGAAAAPSSGPTRSP from the coding sequence ATGAGCGCCGTCGCCCACACCCACGGCACCGCCACGACCCCCGAGGAGCGCGCCCGGTACGGACGGCGCGCCCAACTGCTCGCCGGGGCGTCGGTCGCCTACAACGGCATCGAGGCGGTCATCGCGATCGCGGCCGGGCTCGTGGCCGGGTCGGTCGCGCTGGTGGGGTTCGGCCTGGACTCCGTCGTGGAGGTCTCGTCCGGCCTGATCATCCTGTGGCAGTTCCGCCACCCGCTGCCGGAGTCGCGCGAGCGCACGGCGCTGCGGCTGATGGCCGGGTCGTTCTTCGCCCTGGCCGCGTACGTCACGTTCGAGTCGGTGCGGGCCCTGGTCGGGGGCCACGACCCCGACACCTCGACGGTCGGCATCGCGCTCGCCTGCACGTCGCTCGTGATCATGCCGTTCCTGTCCTGGGCGCAGCGTCGCACCGGCCGGGCGCTCGGTTCGAACGCCGTCGTCGCCGACTCCGCCCAGACGCTGCTGTGCTCCTACCTCTCGGCGGTGCTCCTCGCCGGCCTGGTCCTGAACGCGACGCTGGGCTGGTCCTGGGCGGACCCGGTTGCCGGCCTGGTCATCGCCGCGGTCGCGGTCCGCGAGGGCGTCGAGGCCTGGCGGGGCGACGGCTGCGCCTGCGGACCCGCCGCCGGCGCCGCCGCCGCCCCGTCGTCGGGGCCTACCCGGTCACCCTGA
- a CDS encoding metalloregulator ArsR/SmtB family transcription factor — MPLGPAASLFRGFSDPSRIAILRHLALGEHRVVDLTAHLGLAQSTVSQHLACLRECGLVSARPEGRATVYSLNHSEALDDLWSAAERLLELTGDAVALCRSAR, encoded by the coding sequence GTGCCGCTCGGTCCCGCGGCGAGCCTGTTCCGCGGGTTCAGCGACCCGTCCCGGATCGCCATCCTGCGCCACCTCGCCCTCGGCGAGCACCGGGTGGTCGACCTGACCGCGCACCTCGGGCTCGCGCAGTCCACGGTCTCCCAGCACCTCGCCTGCCTGCGGGAGTGCGGGCTGGTCAGCGCCCGCCCGGAGGGGCGCGCCACCGTCTACAGCCTCAACCACTCCGAGGCCCTCGACGACCTCTGGAGCGCCGCGGAGCGCCTCCTCGAGCTCACCGGCGACGCCGTCGCCCTCTGCAGGAGCGCCCGATGA
- a CDS encoding GNAT family N-acetyltransferase, with translation MLETERLLLRPWRADEASVRREMWIERDPRVPPHRRIDANGHPPVEEFEEMIRAEEPSSVRLLAVERKVGGDTIGYCGLVDSGQGARGVRGPELAFEFLRRFWGLGYATEASWAVLDWARSSGHERLWASVWDWNTASRRVLAKVGFIETAREKSNYGINVVTTRSL, from the coding sequence GTGCTTGAGACGGAGCGCCTGCTGCTGCGGCCGTGGCGGGCGGATGAGGCCTCTGTACGGCGGGAGATGTGGATCGAACGCGATCCACGCGTGCCGCCGCACCGCCGCATCGACGCGAACGGACACCCCCCAGTCGAGGAGTTCGAGGAGATGATCCGAGCCGAGGAGCCGTCGTCAGTCCGGTTGCTGGCGGTCGAGCGGAAGGTCGGTGGCGACACCATCGGCTACTGCGGCCTGGTCGACAGTGGCCAAGGTGCGCGAGGTGTGCGCGGACCAGAACTGGCCTTCGAGTTCCTGCGTCGGTTCTGGGGCCTGGGATACGCGACCGAGGCGTCGTGGGCGGTGTTGGATTGGGCGAGATCCTCGGGACACGAGCGGCTGTGGGCCTCTGTCTGGGATTGGAACACGGCTTCTCGCCGTGTGCTGGCGAAGGTCGGATTCATCGAGACGGCTCGCGAGAAATCCAACTACGGGATCAACGTCGTCACGACCAGGTCGCTCTGA
- a CDS encoding maleylpyruvate isomerase family mycothiol-dependent enzyme — protein sequence MDDQQRLAAYVEVWWEAIGDLVALLDDLPDEEWSTPTDLPGWDVQAVASHIAHLESILAGGPEETAEIGEPAHVTGFLGAYTEIGVVTRRDRTPREIVEEIRTATTARHEALLADPPTDAAAKPEVIFGGVPWSWETLLRNRPLDVWMHEQDVRRAVGRPGGMDGAPARHTAEYLAESLGYVLAKKVGAAPGTTAVLEMEGSAPFAFAVNEAGRGERLASPPAAADVTLRMDRESFICLAGGRRPAPGSVSVVGDDDLGQRMLGAMATTP from the coding sequence ATGGACGACCAGCAGCGGCTCGCGGCGTACGTCGAGGTCTGGTGGGAGGCGATCGGTGACCTGGTCGCGCTCCTCGACGACCTCCCCGACGAGGAGTGGTCCACTCCGACCGACCTCCCGGGCTGGGACGTGCAGGCCGTCGCCTCCCACATTGCCCACCTCGAGAGCATCCTGGCCGGCGGGCCCGAGGAGACCGCGGAGATCGGCGAGCCCGCGCACGTCACCGGGTTCCTGGGCGCCTACACCGAGATCGGGGTGGTCACCCGCCGCGACCGCACGCCGCGCGAGATCGTCGAGGAGATCCGCACCGCGACCACGGCGCGGCACGAGGCGCTGCTCGCCGACCCGCCGACCGACGCCGCCGCCAAGCCCGAGGTGATCTTCGGCGGCGTGCCGTGGAGCTGGGAGACGCTGCTGCGCAACCGCCCGCTCGACGTGTGGATGCACGAGCAGGACGTCCGGCGCGCGGTCGGCCGGCCCGGTGGCATGGACGGCGCGCCGGCGCGGCACACCGCGGAGTACCTCGCCGAGAGCCTGGGCTACGTGCTCGCCAAGAAGGTCGGCGCTGCGCCCGGAACCACCGCGGTGCTGGAGATGGAGGGCAGCGCGCCGTTCGCGTTCGCGGTCAACGAGGCCGGCCGGGGCGAGCGGCTCGCGAGCCCGCCCGCCGCCGCCGACGTCACTCTCCGGATGGACCGCGAGAGCTTCATCTGCCTCGCCGGCGGCCGCCGTCCCGCTCCCGGCAGCGTGAGTGTCGTCGGCGACGACGACCTCGGCCAGCGGATGCTCGGCGCGATGGCGACCACGCCGTGA